One genomic region from Evansella sp. LMS18 encodes:
- a CDS encoding KamA family radical SAM protein: protein MAQPKYIMNIDKLTQIPEEEREKLKQITNKFVFRVNDYYLNLIDWNNPNDPIRKLVIPNEGELEEYGRWDASDEDTNYAAPGCQHKYATTALLIVSEVCGAYCRYCFRKRLFRNDIKEAMADVQPGIDYIREHPEINNVLLTGGDSLILATKKLRGIIEQLREIPHVKIIRLGSKMPVFNPMRIYEDEELLKLISEYSTPEQRIYVMAHINHPVEITEEAKKGFDALHKAGAIVVNQTPVLKGINDDPEVLAELLDKLSWAGVTPYYFFINRPVAGNNDFVLTLEEAYNAVEAAKAKTSGLGKRVRLSMSHTSGKIEILAIEDGKAYLKYHQSRDNEYGKFMVLDCPEDAAWFDDLPGNEQYWTKPKKKLESFVGANEKISGQPV from the coding sequence ATGGCACAGCCAAAGTACATCATGAACATCGACAAATTAACGCAGATACCTGAGGAAGAGCGGGAGAAACTAAAGCAGATTACAAACAAGTTTGTTTTCCGTGTAAACGACTATTACCTAAATTTAATTGATTGGAATAATCCGAACGATCCAATCCGTAAACTCGTTATACCTAACGAGGGAGAACTTGAAGAATATGGCCGTTGGGATGCTTCCGATGAAGACACGAACTATGCAGCTCCAGGCTGTCAGCATAAGTATGCTACTACGGCTTTGCTGATTGTGTCTGAAGTTTGTGGCGCATACTGCCGATATTGCTTCCGAAAGCGTTTATTCCGAAATGATATTAAAGAAGCAATGGCTGATGTACAGCCAGGAATTGACTACATCAGAGAGCACCCTGAAATAAACAATGTGCTGCTTACTGGAGGAGATTCTCTTATCCTCGCCACAAAAAAATTACGGGGAATTATTGAGCAGCTAAGGGAGATCCCTCATGTAAAAATCATTCGCCTAGGCTCTAAAATGCCAGTGTTTAATCCAATGAGAATTTATGAGGATGAAGAACTTCTTAAGCTGATCAGTGAGTACTCTACTCCGGAACAGCGTATTTACGTCATGGCGCATATTAATCATCCGGTGGAAATCACAGAAGAGGCGAAAAAAGGCTTCGATGCTCTGCATAAAGCTGGAGCAATCGTAGTAAACCAGACGCCGGTACTTAAAGGCATCAATGACGATCCTGAAGTGCTTGCAGAACTCCTGGATAAACTTTCCTGGGCAGGCGTTACGCCATACTACTTCTTCATTAACCGCCCTGTTGCCGGCAACAACGACTTCGTTCTTACACTTGAAGAAGCATATAACGCTGTAGAAGCTGCTAAAGCTAAAACGAGCGGACTCGGGAAACGGGTTCGCCTGTCCATGAGCCATACTTCCGGTAAGATTGAAATCCTTGCTATTGAAGATGGCAAAGCTTACCTGAAATATCACCAGTCAAGAGATAATGAGTACGGGAAGTTTATGGTGCTCGACTGCCCTGAAGATGCGGCATGGTTTGATGACCTTCCAGGGAACGAACAATACTGGACAAAGCCTAAAAAGAAACTTGAATCATTTGTTGGAGCAAATGAAAAGATTTCCGGACAGCCAGTATAA